One Synechocystis sp. LKSZ1 genomic window, TTGTCTTTTAGGACGACCTTATATTACGGACTTTTGGGGACTGGTATGACCCCGTCAAGACCAGGCGTTCAAGCCAATCAACCCGCTTAATTTTCCTTGGATTTCACCGCGACTGGGGGTATGTTTGGCAATGTTGGCGGATGGACTAGCGCAATTTCATCCCAAGGGAGAATAGTTTTAGGAGCCGGAAACCCTATTTTTGGAGCTGGCATTAATTTGGGTGATGCCCGGAAATCCCTGATTCTGCAAGAACCGCATGTGCTTTGATAAAGAGTAGACTTTACCCCTAACCGAACCTATGCAACCCAAACTGATTATCCACGGTGGCGCTAGTTCCCTCGACGACAAAGGGGGCCTAGCCCTGGTTCGACAATCCCTCCATCAGATTGTTATGGAAGTGTATCAGGCCCTGAATCAGGATCTGACCGCCGTGGAAGCTGTGCGCCTCGGTTGCGAGTTACTGGAAAATGAGCCTCGCTTTAATGCCGGAACGGGTTCTGTGTTGCAATCCGATGGTCAAGTGCGCATGAGTGCTTCGTTGATGGATGGCCAACGGCAGAACTTTAGTGGTGTAATCAATGTCTCTCGGGTCAAGAACCCCATTCACCTAGCCCACTTTCTTCAGCAGGAAACCGACCGGATTTTGTCGGACTACGGGGCCTTGGAATTGGCCCGCGAATTACAAATTCCCTGCTACGATCCTCTAACAGATTTTCGCATCCAGGAATGGCTAGAGGAACGCAAGGATAATTTTCAGAAAAAAATGGCCCGGTTGATTGCAGAACCTGCCGATACGGAGGCTCGCAAGGGAACGATTGGTGTAGTCGCCTTGGATCGAGAAGGACGGATTGCGGCGGGAACCTCTACCGGCGGCAAAGGGTTAGAACGGATTGGTCGGGTGAGTGATTCGGCGATGCCAGCCGGTAATTATGCCACTGCCCAAGCTGGGGTGAGTTGCACCGGCGTTGGCGAAGATATTATCAACGAGTGTTTAGCGGCCAAGATTGTGATTCGGGTCGGGGATGGTTTGTCCCTCCAGCAGGCCATGACCAAATCTATTACAGAAGCCCAGGCCCATAGTACTGATCTAGCCGCCATTGCCCTAGACCAGCAGGGCAACTTGGCCTGGGGGAAAACCTGCCCTGTGCTCTTAGCGGCCTATCATACCGGCCAGTCCCTCGGCGATACCCTAGAATTGGCGGATGATCAGGCCTGGGGGCATGTCAGTGCCTAAATCATTCGCCTAGATCCCAATCCTAGCCCTAGGGAGAATAGGCTCTATGCTAAGATTTTGGCCAACCTGTACCTCCCGTTTTGTCCATCGTGTTCCTCTCTGGCTTCTATCGTTTCCGTCGCTACGCCCTTGCCCTGACCCTTGGCCTGGCTGGCTTGGGGATTTTGCCTGAACCAGGGCCGGCCATTCCCTTTACCCCCACGGCCCCACCCCCACCAGCCACCACCCGAGAGTTGACCGATCCCCTCAATCCGGCCCGCTTTCCGGTCGATCCATTAGTCCCTGCTAGTGTGCCCTTGACACCTTTTCAACGCCGTCGTCTGCGCGAGGCTCTAGACCAACTAAATCAAGATGCCCAGGCCCAATGGAATGCCGGCAATCAAGAGGCAGCGCTGGAAATTTGGTACCGAGAATTGCGGGCCCGCCGTAAACTCAGCACCCTCGAAGAAATTAATGCCCTGGGACGGGTCGGTGGCATTGTCTGGGAAAAGAGCCGTAAGGAGGACGTCCTTGCCATTAGCAATCGCCTAGAAGCGATTAAACGAGAACAGGAACAAAAAAAAGCCTTGACCCCGGAAATTCTGACGGCCTTGGCTACCGCCTATCAACAAATTCGCAGTCTAGATGAGTCCATTGCTCTTTACCAAGAACTCCGTCGCCAGGCCCAACAACGCCAGGACATCAAGGCGGAAAACCAGGCCCTAGGGATGTTAGGTGAGCTGTATTTGGCAAAATTCGACTATCCGAAGGCCGCAGAAATATATGAGTTACTGTTGAGCCGAGCCCAAGCCAGTAAAAATACTTACGCCGAAGGGATTTTCTTGCAAAAATTAGCCATGATCTATAGCAAGGCCTCGGAAGCAGACAATGCTATTCGCATCAAGGAAGCACTTTTAAACCGCTACGTTAATAATCAAAAAATTGAGCTAGTCCCCGATCTGAAGATTGCCATTGCTGACGACTATAATCGCCTCAACCAAGCTGAAAAAGCGAGTAAAAATTATCAAGAAGCCTATACCTTAGCCTGGTCTTTGCGGCAGTACGGCGTGGCCAGTCTGGCCTTGAAAAAATTAGGAGACCTCTATTTATCTAATGGGCAAGCCAATTACGCTCTGCAAATCTATCAACAATTACTCCGGGTTGAACAACAATCCTATAACTACTACGGCCTGATGCAGACCTACGAAATCATTGCCCAACTCTACCGCAACGCGAAACAATATCCACCGGCTATTACCGCCACGGAACAGGCCCTGTCCCTGGCCCGCTCTCTCAAGTATCAAGACCGTGAGGAGGCCCTCTTGGGTCAACTACAAACTCTCACTCAAGAAATGCAGCCAACGACCCAGCCCTAGTCCTACCCAAATCTAGTTTCCCAAGGGCGATAATTCCTGAGAAATTCGCCGCTCGATGGTGAATTATGATGATGGGTGAGGCAAACTGGTTATTAACGAAACTCCCGTGGGTTGTGCTATGGCTTATTCATCTTCTAAAAAGACTCGTGCAGTTGCACTGCGTAACTACTTTTCTCCCTTTGGCAATAAGCTGGTGGCAGGGGGACATATTGAACCCGAACAGCTACGCCAGGCCCTGGTGCAAGTCAAGAAGTCAGGGCGGTCTTTACCCGAAGAGATTCAAGCCATTACCGGTCGGGCCCTGTCGCCGGATCTCCTCCGCCAGTACAAGAAAAACCAACTGTTTGAGCTAAAAGTTCTCTACGGGGTCGATAGTCTCGACCCGGAATTAGCCCCAGTGGCTACGCGGGAAATGGCGGAGCTGATTCAAGACCTTATTCCCCTAGATACCTGTCGGCGGTATAAGGTTCTTCCCATGGCTCGGCAGGATACCGACCCACCCAGCATCCTAGTGGTGATGGTCAACCCCGATGACCTGGCGGCCCAGGATGAACTCCAGCGCATTCTGCGTTTCAAAGGTCTGGAGCTACGGCGTTTGGTGATCACCCAGGAAGATTTTGAACAACTCCTGGAGCAGTATTATGGCATTCAGCAAGAACTCGAGCAGGTTCGCGAAAAACAAGCGAAGGACAAGGAATTAGATAAATTAGCCGACATTACCGATATTGTTGGCTCCCTGGACATGAATTTAGGGGAGGTGCGGGATGAAGATGCCGATTCCCTGGACTCTAAGGACGCGAACCAAGCTCCAGTCATTAATTTGGTCAATAAAGTAATGGCCAAGGCCCTCCAGGAAGGGGCCTCGGATATTCATATTGAACCCCAGGAAGAAACCCTCCGCATTCGCTTCCGCAAGGATGGCGTTTTGCACCAGGCCTTTGATCCCCTACCCCGCAAGGTGACCCCCGCAGTAGTTGCTCGTTTCAAGATCATGGCAGATTTGGACATTGCGGAGCGACGGGCCCCCCAAGATGGCAAAATTCGACGCATCTACCAGGGCCGGAAGGTCGATTTTCGAGTTAACACCATCCCAAGTCGCTACGGGGAAAAGGTTTGTCTGCGGATTCTGGACAATACAGCCACCCAATTGGGTCTCGATAAACTGATTACCAATGAAGAAACGCTAAATACCGTGCGAGAACTAGCCAGTCGTCCCTACGGCTTAATTTTGGTGACAGGGCCAACGGGGTCAGGAAAATCCACCAGTTTGTACTCTGTCCTGGCGGAGCGCAATAGCCCTGAAGTCAATATCAATACGGCAGAGGATCCCATTGAGTACTCCTTACCTGGTATTACCCAGGTACAAGTCATTCGGGAAAAGGGAATGGACTTTGCCAATATCCTGCGGGCCTTTATGCGTCAGGATCCCGATGTGATTCTAGTCGGGGAAACCCGCGATAAGGAAACGGCCAAAACCGCTATCGAGGCGGCCTTGACTGGTCACTTAGTATTGACAACCCTTCATACCAATGATGCGGCCGGGGCCATTGCCCGCCTAGATGAAATGGGGGTGGAACCCTTCATGGTGTCCGGGGCTCTGCTGGGAGTCTTGGCCCAGCGCTTGATGCGGCGGGTCTGTACCGAATGCCGGATTCCCTATAATCCCGGCCGTGAAGAACTTTCGCGCTTTGGCTTCTCTATTTCTGGAGATGAATCCATTACCTTCTACCAGGCCAATAGCCTCAGTCCTGATGAAATTCATGAGGCCCGCAAAACAGGGACGCTTTGTCCTAAATGCAATGGCAGTGGCTACAAAGGCCGAGTTGGTGTGTACGAAGTGATGCGGAACTCGGAACGCATTGCCAGCCTGATTAATGAAGGTGCCACCACCGACCGGATTAAGGATTGTGCCGTGGAGGAAGGGATGGTTACGCTTTTAGCCTACAGCTTAAATCTGGTACAGGAAGGCTATACGACCCTTGAAGAAGTAGAGCGCGTCACCTTCACCGATACCGGACTAGAGTCGGAATTACGAGCCAAGCGCAAGAGCGCCCTCACCTGCCGGACTTGTCAAGCGGAACTACAGCAAGAATGGCTCGATTGTCCCTACTGTATGACTCCCCGCTTTACTTAAACACAATGGTGAAAAATTATTGTTAATCCCCCCATTTCCTGAATCTAGCCCCTAAACTTTGAATAACCGTTACCCTCGACGACCAAGGAGCAATCTACGATGGCTGTGGAATATATTATTGAAGACCTGATGGAACAATTGGTGGAAATGGGCGGCTCGGATATGCATATCCAGGCTGGCGCTCCCGTCTATTTCCGCATTAGTGGCAAATTGAACCCCATCAATGATGAAGTTTTGAGCCCCCAGGATAGCCAGAAGCTGATTTTTAGTATGCTGAACAATTCCCAGCGCAAGGAATTGGAGCAGAGTTGGGAATTAGATTGTTCCTACGGCGTTAAGGGCCTGGCCCGCTTTCGGGTCAATGTGTATAAAGAACGCGGCTGTTACGCGGCCTGTTTACGGGCCCTGTCGTCGAAGATTCCGAATTTTGAACAGTTGGGTCTGCCGACCATTATTCGGGAAATGGCGGAACGACCGAGGGGTCTAATCCTGGTGACGGGACAAACGGGCTCAGGTAAAACCACCACCTTGGCGGCAATTTTGGATTTAATCAACCGGACGCGGGCGGAGCATATTCTCACTATTGAAGACCCGATTGAATACGTTTTCCCTAACGTCAAGAGTCTCTTCCACCAGCGTCAGAAAGGGGAAGACACCAAGAGCTTCGCAAATGCTTTACGAGCGGCCCTGCGGGAAGACCCGGATATTATTCTGGTGGGGGAAATGCGGGACTTGGAAACCATTTCCCTCGCCATTAGTGCGGCAGAAACCGGACACTTGGTCTTTGGTACCCTCCATACCAATTCAGCCGCCAGTACTATCGACCGGATTTTGGACGTCTTTCCCGCTAACCAGCAGGCCCAAATTCGAGCCATGCTCTCCAATTCTCTACTAGCGGTGTTCAGCCAATGTCTAGTTAAGAAAAAGGCCCCAAAACCGGGGGAATTTGGCCGAGCCATGGCCCAAGAAATTATGGTGATTACCCCCGCTATTGCCAACCTGATCCGGGAAGGGAAAGCCCCT contains:
- a CDS encoding isoaspartyl peptidase/L-asparaginase, whose translation is MQPKLIIHGGASSLDDKGGLALVRQSLHQIVMEVYQALNQDLTAVEAVRLGCELLENEPRFNAGTGSVLQSDGQVRMSASLMDGQRQNFSGVINVSRVKNPIHLAHFLQQETDRILSDYGALELARELQIPCYDPLTDFRIQEWLEERKDNFQKKMARLIAEPADTEARKGTIGVVALDREGRIAAGTSTGGKGLERIGRVSDSAMPAGNYATAQAGVSCTGVGEDIINECLAAKIVIRVGDGLSLQQAMTKSITEAQAHSTDLAAIALDQQGNLAWGKTCPVLLAAYHTGQSLGDTLELADDQAWGHVSA
- a CDS encoding GspE/PulE family protein, whose amino-acid sequence is MAYSSSKKTRAVALRNYFSPFGNKLVAGGHIEPEQLRQALVQVKKSGRSLPEEIQAITGRALSPDLLRQYKKNQLFELKVLYGVDSLDPELAPVATREMAELIQDLIPLDTCRRYKVLPMARQDTDPPSILVVMVNPDDLAAQDELQRILRFKGLELRRLVITQEDFEQLLEQYYGIQQELEQVREKQAKDKELDKLADITDIVGSLDMNLGEVRDEDADSLDSKDANQAPVINLVNKVMAKALQEGASDIHIEPQEETLRIRFRKDGVLHQAFDPLPRKVTPAVVARFKIMADLDIAERRAPQDGKIRRIYQGRKVDFRVNTIPSRYGEKVCLRILDNTATQLGLDKLITNEETLNTVRELASRPYGLILVTGPTGSGKSTSLYSVLAERNSPEVNINTAEDPIEYSLPGITQVQVIREKGMDFANILRAFMRQDPDVILVGETRDKETAKTAIEAALTGHLVLTTLHTNDAAGAIARLDEMGVEPFMVSGALLGVLAQRLMRRVCTECRIPYNPGREELSRFGFSISGDESITFYQANSLSPDEIHEARKTGTLCPKCNGSGYKGRVGVYEVMRNSERIASLINEGATTDRIKDCAVEEGMVTLLAYSLNLVQEGYTTLEEVERVTFTDTGLESELRAKRKSALTCRTCQAELQQEWLDCPYCMTPRFT
- a CDS encoding type IV pilus twitching motility protein PilT; its protein translation is MAVEYIIEDLMEQLVEMGGSDMHIQAGAPVYFRISGKLNPINDEVLSPQDSQKLIFSMLNNSQRKELEQSWELDCSYGVKGLARFRVNVYKERGCYAACLRALSSKIPNFEQLGLPTIIREMAERPRGLILVTGQTGSGKTTTLAAILDLINRTRAEHILTIEDPIEYVFPNVKSLFHQRQKGEDTKSFANALRAALREDPDIILVGEMRDLETISLAISAAETGHLVFGTLHTNSAASTIDRILDVFPANQQAQIRAMLSNSLLAVFSQCLVKKKAPKPGEFGRAMAQEIMVITPAIANLIREGKAPQIYSAIQTGAKLGMQTMEQALATLVMAGTISMEEGLSKSGKPDELQRLIGGAVPSPNAPAANAAAKVRR